The Pyrus communis chromosome 2, drPyrComm1.1, whole genome shotgun sequence genome includes a window with the following:
- the LOC137724325 gene encoding CCA tRNA nucleotidyltransferase, mitochondrial-like, with translation MRLAFKTAFTCCHPIFLPALRRTFHTRNLPTKTLTLGFGFYPCRAIMAVPSRPPVQVRDNVQLNETEQKIFDRLLGTLRRFGLQNQLRVAGGWVRDKLLGKECYDIDISLDNMLGSEFVDKVQDYLLHVGEEAQGIAVIPCNPDQSKHLETARMHICDWWIDFVNLRCEEYCENSRIPTVHKYGTPEEDAYRRDLTINSLFYNLNTSSIEDYTKRGIEDLTSGVIVTPLPPKATFMDDLLRVLGAICFVARFGFILDEELKEAAACDEVKAALSVKITRERIGTEIDVMISGNQPVQAMAYISDLKLFWVVFSLHMKHEPEVSEGWDRLCVSYLVATWNLIQLIGLSNFTDKQRRLSLYAAMFLPLRKTMYKDNRGKKIPW, from the exons ATGAGACTAGCTTTCAAAACCGCTTTCACCTGCTGCCACCCTATCTTTCTTCCCGCGCTCCGTCGAACCTTCCACACCCGTAATCTTCCCACCAAAACCCTAACCTTAGGGTTCGGGTTTTACCCTTGCAGAGCAATCATGGCGGTGCCGTCTCGCCCGCCCGTACAAGTCAGGGACAACGTCCAACTCAATGAAACAGAGCAGAAAATATTTGACCGGCTACTCGGGACGCTCCGCCGTTTCGGCCTACAGAATCAGCTTCGCGTTGCCGGCGGATGGGTCCGCGATAAG CTTCTGGGAAAGGAGTGCTATGACATTGATATTTCCTTGGACAACATGTTGGGGAGTGAATTTGTAGACAAGGTTCAAGACTATTTGTTGCACGTCGGGGAAGAGGCTCAGGGAATCGCTGTAATTCCATG CAATCCTGATCAATCCAAACATTTGGAAACCGCGAGGATGCACATATGTGATTGGTGGATTGATTTTGTCAACTTAAGGTGTGAAGAGTATTGTGAGAATAGCCGCATTCCTACTGTG CATAAGTATGGGACACCCGAAGAGGATGCATATAGGAGGGATTTAACTATTAACAG CTTATTCTACAATTTAAATACAAGCTCAATTGAAGATTATACCAAAAGAG GAATTGAAGATCTTACATCTGGTGTAATAGTGACTCCTCTACCACCAAAGGCCACATTTATGGATGATCTGCTACGAGTTCTTGGAGCTATCTGTTTCG TTGCAAGGTTTGGATTCATATTAGATGAAGAACTAAAGGAAGCTGCTGCCTGCGATGAAGTGAAAGCTGCTCTTTCAGTTAAAATTACCAGAGAGCGCATTGGCACTGAA ATTGACGTAATGATCTCTGGGAATCAACCTGTCCAAGCTATGGCCTATATTAGTGATTTGAAGTTATTTTGGGTCGTTTTCAGTCTTCATATGAAGCATGAGCCTGAAGTATCGGAAGGATGGGACAG GCTTTGTGTTTCTTACTTGGTGGCAACGTGGAACCTCATTCAATTAATTGGCCTGTCTAACTTTACT GATAAACAAAGAAGGCTTTCTTTGTATGCTGCTATGTTCCTTCCACTTAGGAAGACCATGTATAAAGATAACAGAGGAAAAAAG ATTCCATGGTGA